Proteins encoded by one window of Bradyrhizobium sp. B097:
- a CDS encoding DUF3606 domain-containing protein: MADNKKKRGAQDRALIALSESYEVAYWSKKFKVTPAKLKAAVKKVGHSAKKVEAHFKEQRHMAADRARIAISEPYEVRYWSKKFKVTPARLKAAVAEVGHSSKKVEAYFAKKKKTAKKKKTAKKTAKKAGKRKKS; this comes from the coding sequence ATGGCGGACAACAAGAAGAAGCGGGGCGCACAAGATCGCGCTCTGATCGCGTTGAGCGAGTCCTACGAAGTTGCGTACTGGTCCAAGAAGTTCAAGGTCACGCCGGCAAAGCTCAAGGCGGCCGTCAAGAAGGTCGGGCATTCCGCCAAGAAGGTGGAAGCCCATTTCAAGGAGCAGCGGCACATGGCCGCCGATCGCGCGCGGATCGCGATCAGCGAGCCCTACGAGGTCCGCTACTGGTCGAAGAAGTTCAAGGTAACCCCTGCCCGCCTCAAGGCCGCGGTGGCCGAGGTCGGACATTCCTCGAAGAAGGTCGAGGCCTATTTCGCGAAGAAGAAGAAAACCGCGAAGAAAAAGAAGACTGCGAAGAAGACCGCCAAGAAGGCCGGCAAGCGCAAAAAGAGCTGA
- a CDS encoding glutathione S-transferase, which translates to MHYQLYYWPMIQGRGEYVRLALEDAGAEYTDVARGKGGTGAMMKMMDAHKGTPPFAPPFLKAGQLVIGQTANILLYLGPRHGLAPKAEAGKLWVREVQLTIADFVLEIHDTHHPLGPSLYYEDQKAAAKKRTEEFWKSRVPKYLGYFEDLVRANGGGFVTGRRLTYADLSLFQIVEGLRYAFPKRMAAFEKKVPRLIALRDRVAERPNIKTYLASERRIPFNEEGIFRRYKALDM; encoded by the coding sequence ATGCACTATCAGCTTTACTACTGGCCAATGATCCAGGGCCGCGGCGAATATGTCCGGCTCGCGCTCGAGGACGCGGGCGCTGAATATACCGATGTCGCGCGCGGCAAGGGCGGCACCGGCGCCATGATGAAGATGATGGACGCGCACAAGGGCACGCCGCCCTTTGCGCCGCCATTCCTCAAGGCCGGCCAGCTCGTGATTGGGCAGACCGCCAACATCCTGCTCTATCTCGGCCCGCGCCATGGCCTCGCGCCGAAGGCGGAGGCGGGAAAGCTCTGGGTGCGCGAGGTGCAGCTGACGATTGCGGACTTCGTGCTGGAAATCCACGACACCCACCACCCGCTCGGGCCGTCGCTGTATTACGAGGACCAGAAGGCGGCGGCGAAGAAACGCACGGAAGAGTTCTGGAAATCGCGGGTGCCGAAATATCTCGGCTATTTCGAGGATCTTGTACGGGCCAATGGCGGCGGCTTCGTCACCGGACGCCGGCTGACTTACGCCGATCTGTCGTTGTTCCAGATCGTGGAAGGCCTGCGCTACGCCTTTCCGAAGCGGATGGCGGCATTCGAGAAGAAGGTCCCGCGCCTGATTGCGCTGCGCGACCGCGTCGCCGAGCGGCCGAACATCAAGACGTATCTGGCAAGCGAGCGGCGGATTCCGTTCAACGAGGAGGGGATCTTCCGGCGCTACAAGGCGCTGGATATGTAG
- a CDS encoding GFA family protein, whose protein sequence is MAESKTYTGGCHCGQVRFECTTDMAMVTACNCSICTKKGLHFVFMPPSSFQLRAGAENLKEYLFNRHAIRHQLCVDCGVDVFARGKKPDGADIVALNVNCIDGIDLSKIAMTPVDGRNR, encoded by the coding sequence ATGGCAGAGAGCAAGACCTACACCGGCGGCTGCCATTGCGGCCAGGTGCGCTTCGAATGCACCACCGACATGGCCATGGTGACCGCCTGCAACTGCTCGATCTGCACCAAGAAGGGCCTGCACTTCGTGTTCATGCCGCCATCGAGCTTCCAGCTTCGCGCCGGCGCCGAGAACCTGAAGGAATATCTCTTCAACCGCCATGCGATCCGCCACCAGCTCTGCGTCGATTGCGGCGTCGACGTGTTCGCACGCGGCAAGAAGCCCGATGGGGCCGACATCGTCGCGCTCAATGTCAACTGCATCGACGGCATCGACCTGTCGAAGATCGCGATGACGCCGGTGGACGGGCGGAACAGGTGA
- a CDS encoding isoprenylcysteine carboxylmethyltransferase family protein, translating into MIAKLLLQNTLFVLAMAALLFGFAGTLHWPGAWAYLIASALIGPGCGLWLAKVDPGLLAERMRLTAREGQPAEDKRFMLVFLIIAVLWFVAMGLDRRFGGANAGVLLIVLGLVLYLASTALILWVFRTNSFAAPVVKVQTERDHHVISTGPYALVRHPMYASVMLFFIGVPLTLGSWWGLAFVPVFFAMFAFRTGIEERTLMAGLSGYADYAARVRYRLVPGLW; encoded by the coding sequence ATGATCGCAAAGCTCCTCCTGCAGAACACCTTGTTCGTCCTCGCCATGGCCGCGCTGCTGTTTGGCTTCGCCGGCACGCTGCACTGGCCCGGCGCGTGGGCTTACCTGATCGCCTCGGCGCTGATCGGCCCGGGCTGCGGGCTGTGGCTTGCCAAGGTCGATCCCGGCCTGCTGGCCGAGCGCATGCGGCTCACCGCGCGTGAGGGCCAGCCCGCCGAGGACAAGCGCTTCATGCTGGTGTTCCTGATCATTGCCGTGCTGTGGTTCGTCGCGATGGGGCTCGATCGCCGCTTTGGCGGCGCCAACGCCGGCGTGCTGCTGATCGTGCTCGGCCTGGTGCTGTATCTGGCCTCGACCGCGCTGATCCTCTGGGTGTTCCGCACCAATTCGTTCGCCGCGCCGGTCGTGAAGGTGCAGACCGAGCGCGACCATCACGTGATCTCGACCGGGCCCTACGCGCTGGTCCGCCATCCGATGTATGCGAGCGTGATGCTGTTCTTCATCGGCGTGCCGCTGACGCTCGGCTCCTGGTGGGGCCTTGCCTTCGTGCCGGTGTTCTTCGCGATGTTCGCGTTCCGCACCGGGATCGAGGAGCGCACGCTGATGGCGGGGTTGTCAGGCTATGCCGATTACGCGGCGCGGGTGCGCTATCGCCTCGTGCCCGGACTGTGGTGA
- a CDS encoding metalloregulator ArsR/SmtB family transcription factor, with the protein MTAAMQLTNVLKTLADPTRRAVFERIIREGEIAATGLVQGSKVSQPAVSQHLRALRDAGLVAERREGRHIHYRVAPKGLSPLIDWLGHYETFWAERFANLERLLKESE; encoded by the coding sequence ATGACCGCCGCCATGCAGCTGACCAATGTGCTCAAGACCCTCGCGGACCCGACGCGGCGGGCGGTGTTCGAGCGGATCATCCGGGAAGGGGAGATCGCCGCGACCGGTCTGGTGCAGGGCTCCAAGGTGTCGCAGCCGGCGGTGTCGCAGCATCTGCGCGCGCTGCGCGATGCCGGCCTCGTCGCCGAGCGGCGCGAGGGCCGGCACATCCATTATCGCGTCGCGCCGAAGGGGCTCAGTCCGCTGATCGACTGGCTCGGCCATTACGAGACGTTCTGGGCCGAGCGCTTCGCAAATCTGGAACGGCTGTTGAAGGAGAGTGAGTGA
- a CDS encoding SRPBCC domain-containing protein, which produces MGETHAITVEKVLPYAADRIWRTLTTSELLMKWLMPNDFQPSVGHKFNFRTKPIGDWDGVVHCEVLDCDPPRLLRYSWKGGADTNPEFGSKLDSIVTWTLTPVEGGTQVRMVHDGFVFPGNRYAFDMMSPGWGKIVDAIGRVTAEA; this is translated from the coding sequence ATGGGTGAGACGCACGCGATCACGGTCGAGAAGGTGCTGCCTTATGCCGCCGACAGGATCTGGCGGACGCTGACCACGAGCGAGTTGCTGATGAAATGGCTGATGCCGAACGATTTCCAGCCGAGCGTCGGACACAAGTTCAACTTCCGCACCAAGCCGATCGGCGATTGGGACGGTGTCGTGCATTGCGAGGTGCTGGACTGCGATCCGCCGCGCCTGCTGCGCTATTCCTGGAAGGGGGGCGCCGACACCAATCCGGAATTCGGCTCGAAGCTCGACTCGATCGTCACCTGGACGCTGACGCCGGTCGAGGGCGGCACGCAGGTCCGCATGGTGCATGACGGCTTCGTCTTCCCCGGCAACCGCTATGCCTTCGACATGATGAGCCCGGGCTGGGGCAAGATCGTCGATGCGATCGGTCGGGTCACGGCGGAAGCCTGA
- a CDS encoding Kazal-type serine protease inhibitor family protein produces MKTALLISFAALALLIAVPTGADAARLGRPCGGLAGVQCSRSGQFCQFKPGQCGRADQTGTCAFRPTICNKIFKPVCGCDGKTYGNDCERRAAGASKAQDGKCAS; encoded by the coding sequence ATGAAGACAGCGCTTTTGATCTCGTTCGCGGCGCTGGCCTTGTTGATCGCGGTCCCGACCGGTGCCGATGCGGCCCGCCTCGGCAGACCGTGCGGCGGCCTTGCCGGCGTTCAATGCAGCCGTAGCGGCCAGTTCTGCCAGTTCAAGCCGGGACAATGCGGCCGAGCCGACCAGACCGGCACCTGCGCGTTCCGGCCAACGATCTGCAACAAGATTTTCAAGCCGGTGTGCGGCTGCGACGGCAAGACCTATGGCAATGATTGCGAACGCCGCGCCGCCGGAGCCTCCAAGGCGCAGGACGGCAAGTGCGCATCCTGA
- a CDS encoding fumarate hydratase has product MNAPSAFPDQKPVPPYKHTPLFPLGADTTPYKKVTSEGVRVEKVLGKDMLVVSREALRALSEAAFGDINHYLRPGHLKQLRSILEDKEASDNDKFVAFDFLKNANIAAGGVLPMCQDTGTAIIMGKKGCNVITDGDDEAALSEGARDAYLRRNLRYSQVAPLSMYEEKNTANNMPAQCEIYAEGDDAYKFMFMAKGGGSANKSFLFQATPSVLTRDRLLAFLKEKVLTLGTAACPPYHLAIVIGGTSAELCMKTVKLASARYLDALPTHGSADGNAFRDLEMEQEILKMTQSLGVGAQFGGKYFCHDVRVIRMPRHGASLPIGLGVSCSADRQVLGKITRDGVYLEELEHNPAQYLPAVEQSLGGDVVKIDLNQPMKDILATLSQYPIRTRVSMTGTMIVARDSAHAKLRERLEKGEPLPDYFKNHPVYYAGPAKTPDGYASGAFGPTTAGRMDSFVDQFQAAGGSMVMVAKGNRAVAVREACKKHGGFYLGSIGGAAANLAEHCIKKVEVVEYPELGMEAIWRVEVVDFPAFIIIDDKGNDFFKELNLG; this is encoded by the coding sequence ATGAACGCCCCCTCAGCCTTCCCCGACCAGAAGCCCGTTCCGCCCTACAAGCACACCCCGCTGTTCCCGCTGGGTGCCGACACCACACCCTACAAGAAAGTGACGAGCGAGGGCGTCCGGGTCGAGAAGGTGTTGGGCAAGGACATGCTGGTGGTGTCGCGGGAGGCGCTGCGGGCGCTGTCCGAGGCCGCCTTCGGCGACATCAACCACTATCTGCGGCCGGGCCATTTGAAGCAGCTGCGCTCGATCCTCGAGGACAAGGAAGCCAGCGACAACGACAAGTTCGTCGCCTTCGACTTCCTGAAGAACGCCAACATCGCCGCCGGCGGCGTGCTGCCGATGTGCCAGGACACTGGCACCGCGATCATCATGGGCAAGAAGGGCTGCAACGTTATCACCGACGGCGACGACGAGGCCGCGCTCTCCGAAGGCGCGCGCGACGCCTATCTGCGCCGCAATCTGCGCTACTCACAGGTCGCGCCGCTGTCGATGTATGAGGAGAAGAACACCGCCAACAACATGCCGGCGCAGTGCGAGATCTACGCCGAGGGTGATGATGCCTACAAGTTCATGTTCATGGCCAAGGGCGGCGGCTCCGCCAACAAGAGTTTTCTGTTTCAGGCGACGCCCTCGGTGCTGACCAGGGATCGGCTGCTGGCGTTCCTGAAGGAGAAGGTGCTGACGCTCGGCACCGCGGCATGTCCCCCGTATCACCTCGCTATCGTGATTGGCGGCACCTCGGCCGAGCTCTGCATGAAGACCGTGAAGCTCGCCTCCGCGCGCTATCTCGACGCGCTGCCGACCCACGGCTCGGCCGACGGCAACGCATTCCGCGATCTCGAGATGGAGCAGGAAATCCTCAAGATGACGCAAAGCCTGGGGGTAGGCGCGCAGTTCGGTGGCAAGTATTTCTGCCACGACGTGCGCGTGATCCGGATGCCGCGCCACGGTGCCTCGCTGCCGATCGGCCTCGGCGTATCCTGTTCGGCGGACCGCCAGGTGCTCGGCAAGATCACCAGGGACGGCGTCTATCTCGAGGAGCTCGAGCACAATCCGGCGCAGTATCTGCCCGCGGTCGAGCAGTCGCTCGGCGGCGATGTCGTCAAGATCGACCTCAACCAGCCGATGAAGGATATCCTCGCGACGCTGTCACAATATCCGATCAGGACCCGCGTCTCGATGACCGGCACCATGATCGTGGCGCGCGACTCTGCCCACGCCAAGTTGCGCGAGCGGCTGGAGAAGGGCGAGCCGCTGCCGGATTATTTCAAGAACCATCCGGTCTACTACGCCGGCCCGGCCAAGACGCCCGACGGCTACGCCTCCGGCGCGTTCGGCCCGACCACCGCCGGCCGCATGGATTCCTTCGTCGACCAGTTCCAGGCCGCGGGCGGATCGATGGTGATGGTCGCCAAGGGCAACCGCGCGGTCGCGGTGCGCGAGGCCTGCAAGAAGCACGGCGGCTTCTATCTCGGCTCGATCGGCGGCGCGGCAGCGAACCTCGCCGAGCACTGCATCAAGAAGGTCGAGGTGGTCGAGTATCCCGAGCTCGGCATGGAAGCGATCTGGCGCGTCGAGGTGGTCGACTTCCCGGCCTTCATCATCATCGATGACAAGGGCAACGACTTCTTCAAGGAATTGAATCTGGGTTGA
- a CDS encoding DUF429 domain-containing protein, whose protein sequence is MRATGLDGFSKGWVAVSIDGDQRTLSFHGDIADALARPFDRAGIDIPIGMSDDGQRDCDRLARERLRPHTSRVFTGARRWLWQEFRDPGQANEEALRRGQTRVSRQLWHLGNKIMEVDAFVRANPACDIREVHPELVFLRLNGGTPLPRKKSEEGDALRRRLLKRSGFREIDRWLTETRIGTGAKRDDVLDACAVALAAHQPSGCVPGGPQPLDGHDLPMQIWF, encoded by the coding sequence TTGAGGGCAACAGGCCTCGACGGATTCTCCAAAGGCTGGGTCGCCGTCAGCATCGACGGCGACCAGCGCACGCTTTCCTTTCACGGCGACATTGCGGACGCGCTGGCGCGTCCGTTCGATCGCGCCGGGATCGATATCCCGATCGGAATGAGCGATGACGGCCAGCGCGATTGCGATCGTCTGGCCCGCGAGCGGCTGCGTCCGCACACCTCGCGCGTCTTCACCGGTGCGCGACGCTGGCTGTGGCAGGAATTCCGTGATCCCGGTCAAGCGAACGAAGAAGCGCTGCGCCGCGGCCAGACCCGCGTCTCGCGCCAGCTCTGGCACCTCGGCAACAAGATCATGGAGGTCGACGCGTTCGTCCGCGCGAACCCCGCATGCGACATCCGCGAGGTGCATCCCGAACTGGTGTTCCTGCGGCTGAACGGCGGCACGCCACTGCCGCGCAAGAAGTCGGAGGAGGGCGATGCGCTCCGCCGCAGGCTGCTGAAGCGGTCAGGCTTTCGCGAGATCGATCGCTGGCTCACCGAGACGCGGATCGGCACCGGCGCCAAACGCGACGATGTGCTGGATGCCTGCGCGGTGGCTTTGGCTGCTCATCAACCAAGCGGCTGCGTTCCCGGGGGACCGCAGCCGCTGGATGGACATGATCTGCCGATGCAGATCTGGTTCTAG
- a CDS encoding septation protein IspZ, with translation MKSVFARLASDFFSTIVFLVVYLATNNVLIATAVAIVGAVAQVVYARVRGQALGYMTWASLGLVIVLGGATLLTNDPRFVLAKPAIGHIAIGTIMLKRGWMLRYLPPIVTETIPEYATLAGYAWAGLMFILAAGTIAIAATGDMKLWAFYVSVVLVGAKIAAFAIQYVAFRFLVGNRLRAAARA, from the coding sequence ATGAAGAGCGTATTTGCCAGGCTCGCGAGCGACTTCTTCTCCACCATCGTGTTCCTGGTGGTCTATCTCGCCACCAACAATGTCCTGATCGCCACCGCTGTTGCGATCGTGGGTGCGGTTGCCCAAGTGGTCTATGCGCGCGTCAGGGGACAGGCGCTCGGCTACATGACCTGGGCGAGCCTTGGACTGGTGATCGTGCTTGGCGGCGCGACGCTGCTCACCAACGATCCGCGCTTCGTGCTGGCGAAGCCCGCGATCGGCCACATCGCGATCGGCACGATCATGCTCAAGCGCGGCTGGATGCTGCGCTATCTGCCGCCGATCGTGACCGAGACCATTCCGGAATACGCCACTCTCGCCGGCTACGCCTGGGCCGGGCTGATGTTCATCCTCGCCGCCGGCACCATCGCGATCGCTGCGACCGGCGACATGAAGCTGTGGGCGTTCTACGTGTCGGTGGTGCTGGTCGGGGCCAAGATCGCCGCGTTCGCGATCCAGTACGTCGCTTTCCGCTTCCTGGTCGGCAACCGGCTGCGCGCCGCCGCCCGCGCCTGA
- a CDS encoding carotenoid oxygenase family protein translates to MLDQVTSNTARSNLAPIPFEADAPFLKITGELPRELNGTLYRNGPNPQFNVPGAHWFVGDGMLHAFHLENGRASYRNRWVRTPKWQAEHDAGRALFGGFGRKLPDAPETTLTDSGVANTNIIFHAGRLLALEEGHLPTEIDPGTLDRLGYCDYKGAISGPFTAHPKIDPVTGEMVFFGYNAAGPLTPALSYGAVNSSGVVTRFERFEAPYASMVHDFIVTENHVLFPILPITGSMERAMRGKPPYAWEPGKGAYVGVMKRNGSASDLVWFRAENCYVFHVMNAWEDGNRIVADVMQYEEPPLFTHPDGSPTDEKKSSARLCRWSFDLAGNTDSFTQTYLNDLTGEFPRIDDRRAGLRNSHGWHASTDPDVPLAGALSGIVHVDGAGKRLGKYLLPAGDTISEPVFVERGSGAAEGDGWLLAAVWRARENRSDLAVFNATDVEAGPTALVHLGHRVPDGFHGNWVGAE, encoded by the coding sequence ATGCTCGATCAGGTCACATCCAACACGGCGCGAAGCAATCTGGCGCCGATTCCATTTGAAGCCGACGCGCCGTTTCTGAAGATCACAGGCGAATTGCCGCGCGAGCTGAACGGCACGCTGTACCGCAACGGCCCCAATCCGCAGTTCAATGTGCCGGGCGCGCATTGGTTCGTCGGTGACGGCATGCTGCACGCCTTCCATCTCGAGAACGGCCGCGCCAGCTATCGCAATCGCTGGGTACGCACCCCGAAATGGCAGGCCGAGCACGACGCCGGACGCGCACTGTTCGGCGGCTTCGGCCGCAAGCTGCCTGATGCGCCGGAAACGACCCTCACCGACAGCGGCGTCGCCAACACCAACATCATCTTCCACGCCGGCCGCCTGCTCGCGCTCGAGGAAGGCCATCTGCCGACCGAGATCGATCCCGGCACGCTCGACCGCCTCGGCTATTGCGACTACAAGGGCGCGATATCGGGCCCCTTCACCGCCCATCCCAAGATCGATCCGGTCACCGGCGAGATGGTGTTCTTCGGCTACAACGCCGCCGGTCCGCTGACGCCGGCGTTGTCGTATGGCGCGGTCAATTCATCCGGCGTGGTGACGCGGTTCGAACGCTTCGAGGCGCCCTATGCCAGCATGGTGCACGACTTCATCGTCACCGAGAACCACGTGCTGTTTCCGATCCTGCCGATCACCGGCAGCATGGAACGCGCGATGCGTGGCAAGCCGCCCTACGCCTGGGAGCCGGGAAAAGGCGCCTATGTCGGCGTCATGAAGCGCAACGGCTCAGCCAGCGATCTGGTCTGGTTCCGCGCCGAGAACTGCTATGTCTTCCACGTCATGAACGCATGGGAAGACGGCAACCGCATCGTCGCCGACGTGATGCAGTACGAGGAGCCGCCGCTGTTCACCCATCCCGACGGCTCGCCGACGGATGAGAAGAAATCGAGCGCCCGGCTCTGCCGCTGGAGCTTTGATCTGGCCGGGAATACCGACAGCTTCACGCAAACCTATCTCAACGATCTGACCGGCGAATTCCCGCGCATCGACGACCGCCGCGCCGGTCTCAGGAATAGCCACGGTTGGCACGCAAGCACCGACCCTGACGTGCCGCTGGCCGGCGCGCTGTCCGGCATCGTGCATGTCGACGGCGCGGGCAAGCGGCTCGGCAAATATCTCTTGCCGGCCGGCGACACGATCTCCGAGCCTGTCTTCGTCGAGCGCGGCTCGGGCGCTGCCGAGGGCGACGGCTGGCTGCTCGCCGCGGTCTGGCGCGCCCGCGAAAACCGCAGCGACCTCGCCGTCTTCAACGCCACCGACGTCGAGGCCGGCCCGACCGCGCTGGTTCATCTCGGCCACCGCGTGCCGGATGGATTCCACGGCAATTGGGTGGGGGCGGAGTAG
- a CDS encoding TetR/AcrR family transcriptional regulator, translated as MARLSKENKATRPTRAPTRRVARAANRSAPRRRTNDTPYHHGDLHEALLKAAERVLECDGLAGLTLRAVAREAGVSHAAPTHHFGDLTGLLSELAAIGFRQFGQAMAAADASAATPPEKGVASAKAYVAYAQAHPGMYGLMFRSERLDHERPSLHEASEASFAGLTRGVGASRQEQISKEQLTLDQAAAIASAWSLVHGFTMLLLDGRLKTILDRSPEGTSVEALLTAMLRLSAGRSARL; from the coding sequence ATGGCAAGATTATCCAAAGAAAACAAGGCGACTCGTCCAACACGGGCTCCGACCCGCCGGGTTGCGCGTGCCGCCAATCGCTCGGCACCGCGGCGCCGGACCAATGACACGCCGTATCATCATGGCGATCTGCATGAAGCGCTACTGAAGGCCGCGGAGCGCGTGCTCGAGTGTGATGGACTGGCCGGACTGACACTGCGTGCGGTGGCACGCGAGGCCGGCGTGTCGCATGCCGCGCCCACGCATCATTTCGGCGATCTCACCGGATTGCTCAGTGAGCTCGCGGCGATCGGCTTCCGGCAGTTCGGCCAGGCGATGGCAGCGGCGGACGCTTCAGCGGCGACACCGCCCGAAAAGGGAGTGGCGAGCGCCAAGGCTTATGTCGCCTATGCGCAGGCGCATCCCGGCATGTATGGGCTGATGTTTCGCAGCGAGCGGCTCGATCATGAGCGGCCGTCGCTGCACGAGGCGTCCGAGGCGTCGTTCGCCGGGCTGACCCGCGGCGTCGGCGCCAGCCGACAAGAGCAGATTTCCAAGGAGCAGCTTACATTGGACCAGGCGGCCGCGATCGCGTCGGCCTGGTCGCTGGTGCATGGCTTTACCATGCTGCTGCTCGACGGCCGCCTCAAGACGATTCTGGATCGGTCGCCCGAGGGCACATCAGTGGAAGCGTTGTTGACCGCGATGCTGCGTTTGTCTGCGGGCCGCTCAGCGCGGCTGTAA
- a CDS encoding SET domain-containing protein translates to MPASSSQKPYRVGRSRTGLGLFATKPIKKGTKIIRYFGPLLDSKKKDEDAIENKYLFELTNRWTIDGSIRENVARYINHACRPNAESDVKPRKRKVFIRAIKDIEPGDEINYDYGTDYFKAYLKPIGCKCDACEKKRKKKRAEARAERLRLKEKAERKAKREAEKLAEQPAKARAKKTNGAKANGKLNGTQLNGHSLVKAAGRKAAAPKRGAARVLQA, encoded by the coding sequence ATGCCCGCATCATCATCGCAAAAGCCCTATCGTGTCGGCCGTTCCCGTACTGGCCTTGGCCTTTTCGCCACCAAGCCGATCAAGAAAGGCACCAAGATCATCCGTTATTTCGGGCCGTTGCTCGACTCGAAGAAGAAGGATGAGGACGCGATCGAGAACAAATATCTGTTCGAGCTCACCAACCGATGGACCATCGACGGCTCGATCCGCGAGAACGTCGCCCGCTACATCAACCATGCCTGCAGGCCGAACGCGGAATCCGACGTCAAGCCGCGCAAGCGCAAGGTGTTCATCCGCGCCATCAAGGACATCGAGCCGGGCGACGAGATCAACTACGATTACGGAACCGACTATTTCAAAGCCTATCTGAAGCCGATCGGCTGCAAGTGCGATGCCTGCGAGAAGAAGCGCAAGAAGAAGCGCGCGGAGGCGAGGGCGGAGCGGCTGCGGCTGAAGGAAAAGGCCGAGCGGAAAGCCAAGCGCGAGGCCGAGAAGCTCGCCGAGCAACCGGCCAAGGCCAGGGCAAAGAAGACGAACGGCGCCAAGGCAAACGGCAAGCTGAACGGCACGCAACTGAACGGTCATTCTCTCGTCAAGGCTGCCGGCAGGAAGGCTGCCGCCCCGAAGCGAGGCGCCGCGCGGGTGCTCCAAGCCTGA
- a CDS encoding cupin domain-containing protein, whose translation MKKLLTLAALIALAGSALAQDAGTIVKPDALTWKDNPNVPKGGQVALLAGDPTKAGSVVVQRIKLPPNYKVPPHTHPYAETVTVISGSVGWGMGEKFDPTKGEMVKAGALEMMPARHAHYVWTENEGAILQIQFTGPGGIDYIDPADDPRKKTH comes from the coding sequence ATGAAAAAGCTTCTGACTTTGGCAGCCTTGATCGCACTGGCGGGTTCGGCGCTGGCGCAAGATGCCGGGACCATCGTCAAACCAGATGCTCTGACGTGGAAGGACAACCCGAACGTTCCGAAGGGTGGCCAGGTCGCGCTCCTGGCAGGTGATCCAACGAAAGCTGGCAGCGTGGTGGTTCAGCGCATCAAGCTTCCTCCCAACTATAAAGTTCCGCCGCACACTCATCCCTATGCCGAGACCGTCACGGTGATCAGCGGTAGCGTCGGCTGGGGCATGGGCGAAAAGTTTGACCCTACCAAAGGCGAGATGGTCAAGGCGGGTGCCTTGGAGATGATGCCGGCGAGACACGCTCATTATGTTTGGACGGAAAACGAGGGGGCGATCCTCCAGATTCAATTCACCGGCCCAGGAGGCATCGACTACATCGATCCGGCCGATGATCCCCGCAAGAAGACGCATTGA
- a CDS encoding DUF6522 family protein, translated as MTTIAFTDSTFEVDADIVADGLGITVRLLQDQMRSGKITTLSERGVDNDAGRHRLTFFSEHRRFRLVIDERGTILQRSTLDFGDAPLPASARKPGGWGVHS; from the coding sequence ATGACGACGATCGCATTCACTGACAGCACGTTCGAGGTCGATGCCGATATCGTCGCCGACGGCCTCGGCATCACTGTGCGGCTGCTACAGGACCAAATGCGATCCGGCAAAATCACGACGCTGTCGGAACGCGGGGTCGACAACGATGCCGGTCGACATCGGTTGACCTTCTTCTCGGAACACCGCCGTTTCCGCCTTGTCATCGACGAGCGCGGCACTATCCTTCAACGCTCGACGCTCGATTTCGGCGATGCCCCGCTGCCCGCATCGGCGCGCAAGCCCGGCGGCTGGGGTGTGCACTCATAG
- a CDS encoding Rrf2 family transcriptional regulator: MRLTSFTDFALRALMRLAGEPDRSFATSEIAAEFGISRNHLAKVVRDLAEAGFIATQRGAGGGFSLARAPQAITLGEVVRALEGGSVLVECFRDDGGECVLLPRCRLKARLAAAREAFMRELDGTTLAECAYLARPARHPARAS; the protein is encoded by the coding sequence ATGCGCCTGACATCATTCACGGATTTTGCGCTGCGCGCGCTGATGCGGCTGGCCGGCGAGCCGGACCGCTCATTTGCCACCAGCGAGATCGCGGCCGAGTTCGGCATTTCCCGCAATCATCTCGCCAAGGTGGTGCGCGACCTCGCCGAGGCCGGCTTCATCGCGACCCAGCGCGGCGCCGGCGGCGGGTTTTCGCTGGCGCGCGCCCCGCAGGCGATCACGCTCGGCGAGGTGGTGCGCGCGCTCGAGGGCGGCAGCGTACTGGTCGAATGTTTCAGGGATGATGGCGGAGAATGCGTGCTGCTGCCGCGCTGCCGCCTGAAGGCGAGGCTCGCGGCGGCCCGCGAGGCCTTCATGCGCGAGCTCGATGGAACCACGCTCGCCGAATGCGCCTATCTCGCGCGTCCGGCGCGTCATCCTGCAAGGGCATCATGA